Proteins from a single region of Drosophila biarmipes strain raj3 chromosome 3R, RU_DBia_V1.1, whole genome shotgun sequence:
- the LOC108027246 gene encoding growth hormone-inducible transmembrane protein has protein sequence MLLARLTHVLPGRSLRFLGQKGAPRLWSSTQSPITSSSRRMPTLAQGKSGMPKRDMQELAMRKYSRESRDRDRSHLESRTRGPSLKDRMMGPPSENAYSMGKGAAAGAALMGLVGLCYYGLGLSNQPSIYDHSVVWPQYVRDRIHATYAYFGASCGVTAASSVAVFQSDALMSLMMRSGWIASLVTLGLVMLSGAVAQGIDYQPGFGAKQLAWLVHCAVLGAVLAPMCLLGGPILTKALVYTGGIVGALSTVAACAPSEKFLNMGGPLAIGLGVVFASSLASMWLPPTTAVGAGLASMSLYGGLILFSGFLLYDTQRIVKSAELHPQYSSSLYDPINHALAIYMDALNIFIRIAIILAGDQKRK, from the coding sequence ATGCTTTTGGCCCGCTTAACCCATGTGCTGCCAGGGCGATCGCTGCGCTTTTTGGGCCAGAAAGGAGCACCCCGTCTTTGGAGCTCCACCCAGTCCCCGATCACGAGTAGTTCCAGGAGGATGCCCACCTTGGCACAGGGAAAATCCGGGATGCCCAAGAGGGATATGCAGGAACTTGCAATGAGAAAGTACTCCAGGGAGTCGAGGGATCGCGACCGCTCCCACTTGGAGAGTCGTACCAGGGGACCCTCTCTCAAGGATCGCATGATGGGGCCTCCCAGTGAGAATGCCTACTCCATGGGCAAAGGAGCTGCAGCCGGAGCGGCCCTGATGGGCCTCGTGGGTCTGTGCTACTACGGTTTGGGTCTTTCGAACCAGCCCAGTATCTACGATCACTCGGTGGTCTGGCCCCAGTATGTGAGGGATCGCATCCATGCCACCTACGCCTATTTTGGAGCCTCCTGCGGCGTAACAGCTGCTTCGTCCGTTGCCGTATTCCAGTCGGACGCCTTGATGTCCCTCATGATGCGTTCGGGGTGGATTGCCTCATTGGTTACCCTGGGGCTGGTGATGCTCAGCGGGGCCGTTGCCCAGGGCATCGACTACCAGCCAGGATTCGGAGCCAAGCAGCTGGCCTGGCTCGTCCACTGTGCCGTCCTGGGGGCGGTCCTGGCGCCCATGTGCCTGCTGGGTGGACCCATTCTGACCAAGGCCCTTGTCTACACCGGCGGCATCGTGGGGGCCCTGTCCACGGTGGCCGCCTGTGCCCCGAGCGAAAAGTTCCTAAACATGGGCGGGCCCCTGGCCATCGGACTTGGCGTGGTCTTTGCCTCCTCACTGGCCTCCATGTGGCTGCCGCCCACCACTGCGGTCGGCGCGGGTCTGGCCAGCATGTCCCTGTACGGCGGACTGATCCTGTTCAGCGGGTTCCTTCTCTACGACACCCAGCGGATCGTAAAGTCAGCGGAGCTGCATCCTCAGTACAGTAGCTCCCTGTATGATCCGATTAATCATGCCCTGGCCATATACATGGATGCCCTGAACATCTTTATCCGCATCGCAATTATTTTGGCGGGTGACCAAAAGCGAaagtaa
- the LOC108027280 gene encoding esterase B1 isoform X2 codes for MSPNYDETAPVVQTTHGKVRGTLLKGIYEDLFYAFDGIPYAAPPLGNLRFREPLDIKPWEGTRDCSKPLSKCIQVSSYTKLVEGSEDCLYLNVSTKTLLSEKLLPVMVFIHGGVFKGGDCSRRAWGPDYIMREDVIHVSIGHRLGPLGFASFADPSLKIPGNAGLKDIIMALHWVKANASNFNGDPDRITIFGHSSGSVLCQMLLASPQTEGLFHKAILMAGFSMKVNRLPQLEYRLAKHLGYEGQNVDSQVLEFLHRADPHLLVSADFLTPAEKGYDLMAFKPNIESYVTPNAVLLAEPIELQRNSWSNRIPIILGANKDEGLGSVTNFKTDPKILQMFQEYPERVLPYDLKHLCDSAQRRELGLKTLEYFCKARGEYLNLEHFDPLVEIYTHNTFHSLDRLVKARLAFGQAPTYVYRFAFDSPDFNFYRIRYLGKEQRGVTHVDELGYIFVLPATFKLDKSRPEFSTICRMVSMLVHFAATSDPNSPLTKPLVDWKPAGSGTRMVLNITEELKFIPLSMPKLQFHDDLFKQAGVALF; via the exons ATGTCTCCCAATTA TGATGAAACTGCGCCGGTGGTGCAGACGACACATGGAAAAGTGCGGGGAACACTACTGAAAGGGATCTATGAAGATCTATTCTACGCTTTTGATGGCATTCCCTATGCTGCTCCTCCGCTCGGAAATCTGCGCTTCAGGGAGCCGCTTGATATTAAACCGTGGGAAGGCACTCGAGATTGCTCCAAGCCGCTTAGCAAGTGCATCCAAGTGAGCTCCTATACGAAGTTGGTTGAGGGCTCCGAGGATTGCTTGTACTTAAATGTGTCAACTAAAACG CTGCTCAGCGAAAAGCTATTGCCGGTTATGGTTTTTATCCATGGTGGGGTATTTAAGGGCGGCGACTGCTCGAGACGAGCCTGGGGCCCGGATTATATAATGCGAGAGGATGTAATTCACGTGAGCATCGGCCATCGCCTGGGACCTTTAG gCTTCGCCAGCTTTGCGGATCCCTCTCTAAAAATTCCTGGCAACGCTGGCCTTAAAGATATAATCATGGCTCTCCATTGGGTAAAGGCGAATGCCTCCAACTTTAATGGTGACCCCGATAGAATTACCATCTTTGGGCATAGTTCGGGCAGTGTGTTATGTCAAATGTTGCTGGCCAGTCCACAAACGGAAGGACTCTTCCACAAGGCCATTCTTATGGCGGGCTTTTCAATGAAAGTGAACCGATTGCCTCAATTGGAATACCGTCTGGCCAAGCACTTGGGATACGAGGGACAGAATGTTGATAGCCAGGTTCTAGAGTTCCTCCATAGGGCAGACCCTCATCTGCTCGTTTCTGCGGACTTTCTCACTCCTGCGGAGAAGGGGTATGATCTTATGGCGTTCAAGCCAAACATAGAGAGCTATGTGACTCCAAATGCTGTTCTTTTGGCGGAGCCCATTGAACTGCAAAGGAACTCTTGGAGCAATCGAATTCCCATAATTTTGGGGGCCAATAAAGATGAAGGATTAGGTAGTGtgacaaattttaaaaccGATCCCAAGATTTTGCAGATGTTCCAGGAATATCCCGAGCGGGTGCTTCCCTATGACCTCAAGCACCTCTGCGACTCCGCCCAGAGGCGTGAGCTGGGACTTAAGACGCTGGAGTATTTCTGCAAGGCCCGTGGTGAATACCTGAACTTGGAGCACTTTGATCCCTTGGTAGAGATCTACACGCACAATACTTTCCATTCCCTGGACCGACTCGTCAAAGCTAGATTGGCTTTCGGCCAGGCACCGACGTATGTCTACCGATTTGCTTTCGATTCGCCGGACTTCAACTTCTACCGGATTCGATACTTGGGAAAGGAGCAGCGTGGAGTTACGCATGTGGATGAACTAGGCTATATATTTGTACTACCGGCCACCTTTAAATTAGACAAGTCACGGCCGGAGTTCTCCACGATTTGTAGAATGGTATCAATGCTGGTGCACTTCGCAGCCACCTCGGATCCCAACTCTCCCCTCACTAAGCCTCTTGTGGATTGGAAGCCTGCAGGCTCTGGAACCCGAATGGTTCTCAACATCACCGAGGAACTTAAGTTTATTCCCCTCTCCATGCCTAAACTTCAGTTTCACGATGACTTGTTTAAGCAGGCTGGAGTGGCACTTTTTTAG
- the LOC122817764 gene encoding esterase B1 — MWKLYQPSSRCGIKCLRFLNPRCGNGTRRITCPSPGEQDSKVVELSVGRVKGRRQSGIYGDVFYSFEGIPFAKPPLGQLRFVASQPADRWLSELDARQEGPIPLQMDRRTGKVIGSEDCLYLNVYTKHFDESQRPLPVMVYIYGGGFRTGGAIRGKYGPDYLMSKDVVYVLFNYRLCSLGFLSMPSGESNVPGNAGLQDQLLALQWVRQHIRNFNGDPENITLFGESAGAASVHFMMCLPQAKGLFHKAIMMSGSMLSPWVDAPERESLFCRLAMAAGYQGPVEESSVLTFLRSVKAEKLMGHDFISPRDRCFGFLNPFVPVVGGLIQAPFEQLMKKAWSCQVPLLLGGTSFEGLVCYPFCRLDNGYMLDLLKAEPAMVLPHELYQSMSPEERVSAAEVLVKHHYGPRGITKCNITQILDIFSYKLFWHGIHRAVLSRLSHAQAPTYLYRFDFDSPKLNLMRNQLCGDDIKRGVCHADDLGYIFHKQGQMRQPFDSAEYLTIQRMMGILTTFARTGDPNCPESGPDQWLPVSPKSPFKVLNIAQEAECVTQFEKEGLEVWNRLYSNAK; from the exons ATGTGGAAGCTCTACCAGCCGAGTAGTCGATGCGGCATCAAATGTCTTCGATTCCTCAACCCGCGTTGTGGCAATGGCACCAGGCGAATTACCTGCCCCTCACCCGGTGAGCAGGACTCCAAGGTCGTCGAGCTGTCGGTGGGGAGAGTGAAAGGTCGCCGGCAGAGCGGTATCTACGGGGATGTGTTCTACAGTTTCGAGGGAATTCCCTTCGCCAAGCCTCCTCTTGGGCAGCTCCGCTTCGTGGCATCTCAACCAGCGGATAGGTGGCTTTCGGAGCTGGATGCCAGGCAGGAGGGCCCCATTCCCTTGCAGATGGATAGGCGGACGGGAAAAGTCATCGGCAGCGAGGATTGCCTGTACCTAAATGTGTACACCAAACAT TTTGATGAATCGCAGAGACCCCTGCCCGTAATGGTGTACATCTACGGCGGAGGATTTCGCACGGGCGGCGCTATAAGAGGTAAATACGGCCCGGACTATCTGATGAGCAAGGATGTGGTGTACGTGCTATTCAACTATCGCCTCTGCTCCCTGGGATTTCTGAGCATGCCGAGTGGCGAGTCGAATGTTCCGGGCAATGCGGGACTTCAGGACCAGCTGCTAGCTCTTCAATGGGTTCGCCAGCACATCCGGAACTTCAACGGAGATCCGGAGAACATTACCCTTTTTGGTGAGAGTGCCGGGGCTGCCTCGGTACACTTTATGATGTGTCTGCCTCAGGCGAAGGGTCTCTTCCACAAGGCCATCATGATGTCTGGTTCGATGCTAAGTCCCTGGGTGGATGCGCCCGAAAGAGAGAGTTTGTTCTGCCGCCTGGCCATGGCTGCAGGGTATCAAGGACCCGTGGAGGAGTCCTCCGTGCTGACTTTCCTGCGAAGCGTGAAAGCAGAAAAGCTGATGGGTCACGACTTCATCTCACCGCGCGATCGCTGCTTTGGGTTTCTCAACCCCTTTGTTCCCGTCGTAGGAGGCCTCATTCAAGCCCCCTTCGAGCAGCTAATGAAGAAGGCGTGGTCCTGCCAAGTGCCTCTGCTGCTGGGCGGCACTTCCTTCGAGGGCCTGGTGTGCTATCCCTTTTGCCGCCTGGACAATGGATACATGCTGGATCTGCTCAAAGCGGAACCGGCGATGGTCCTGCCCCACGAGCTGTATCAATCGATGAGTCCCGAGGAGCGCGTCTCCGCCGCGGAAGTGCTGGTGAAGCATCACTACGGACCCCGGGGAATCACCAAGTGCAATATCACACAGATCCTAGAT ATCTTCAGCTACAAGCTATTCTGGCACGGCATCCACAGAGCGGTCCTCTCCAGATTATCCCACGCCCAAGCACCAACCTATCTATACCGGTTCGATTTCGACTCGCCAAAGTTGAATCTGATGCGAAACCAGCTGTGCGGCGATGACATCAAGCGCGGAGTTTGTCATGCGGACGACTTGGGCTACATTTTCCACAAGCAGGGCCAAATGAGGCAGCCTTTTGACTCCGCGGAATACCTGACCATCCAGCGAATGATGGGCATATTGACGACCTTTGCCAGGACCGGGGATCCCAACTGTCCGGAGTCGGGACCGGATCAGTGGCTACCCGTCTCCCCAAAGTCCCCGTTTAAGGTCTTAAATATTGCACAGGAGGCGGAGTGTGTAACGCAATTCGAAAAGGAAGGTCTGGAAGTGTGGAATCGGCTATATAGTAATGCGAAGTAG
- the LOC108027357 gene encoding esterase B1 produces the protein MSFDIAVADQMRIALNYVKFKTNQQRLRSNDKVITDTIYGKVKGVKWQSIYGNNYYSFEGIPFAKPPVGDLRFKAPVEPDHWSEVKRCTQVRSKPCQVNIVLKQVQGSEDCLYLNVYTRELHPHRPLPVLVWIYGGGFQMGEASRDLYSPDYIMMEHVVLVVISYRLGALGFLSLEDKELDVPGNAGLKDQVMALRWVKRNCQFFGGDPENITVFGESAGGASAHYMMLTDQTRGLFHKTVVMSGSAVAPWALTPSHVNWPYRLAQATGYAGEPNDKDIFAHLKKCKASSMLKVAEDIITMEERHQRMTMFSFGPTIEPYETSHCVIPKSPLEMMRDCWGNSIPMVIGGNSFEGLLIFPEVNKWPELLCQLGDCENLAPMDAHVNEEQRKAFGKQVRELYFGDRTPGRKTILEYSDLFSYKYFWHGIQRTLLSRAHYAPSAPTFLYRFDFDSKHFNIMRIITCGRKVRGTCHADDLSYLFYNAAAKKLKRRTAEFKTIKRLVSMIVQFAISGDPNIPMVSQDEKEQPQGAWLPISREDKVFKCLNISHDVRVIDLPEAEKLRLWDSIYDRELLY, from the exons ATGTCATTCGATATAGCCGTGGCCGATCAGATGCGCATTGCACTGAA CTACGTCAAGTTCAAGACGAACCAGCAGCGCCTGCGCAGCAACGACAAGGTCATCACCGACACGATCTACGGGAAGGTGAAAGGGGTGAAGTGGCAGTCGATCTACGGCAACAACTACTACAGCTTCGAGGGCATCCCCTTCGCCAAGCCCCCTGTGGGCGATCTGCGCTTCAAGGCCCCGGTGGAGCCCGACCACTGGTCGGAGGTCAAGCGGTGCACTCAGGTCCGGTCCAAGCCCTGCCAGGTGAACATCGTGCTGAAGCAGGTGCAGGGCAGCGAGGACTGCCTGTACCTCAATGTCTACACCAGGGAG CTCCATCCCCACCGACCTTTGCCGGTTCTGGTTTGGATTTACGGTGGTGGCTTTCAAATGGGAGAAGCCTCGCGGGATCTCTACAGTCCGGACTACATAATGATGGAGCATGTGGTTCTGGTGGTGATATCGTACCGCCTGGGAGCTCTGGGATTCCTTAGTCTTGAAGACAAAGAGCTTGACGTTCCTGGAAATGCAGGGCTCAAGGATCAGGTGATGGCTTTGCGGTGGGTGAAGCGAAATTGCCAGTTCTTTGGAGGTGATCCGGAGAACATTACCGTTTTTGGTGAGAGTGCCGGAGGGGCCTCAGCCCACTATATGATGCTGACGGATCAGACGAGAGGGCTCTTCCACAAGACTGTTGTTATGTCGGGATCGGCCGTGGCCCCCTGGGCTCTTACCCCATCTCATGTAAATTGGCCCTATCGCTTGGCCCAGGCCACCGGATATGCGGGAGAACCGAACGATAAGGATATATTTGCTCATCTCAAGAAATGCAAGGCCAGCAGTATGCTGAAGGTGGCCGAGGACATTATCACCATGGAGGAGCGCCATCAGCGGATGACCATGTTCAGCTTCGGTCCCACCATCGAACCCTATGAGACCTCGCATTGTGTGATCCCCAAGTCACCTCTGGAGATGATGCGCGATTGCTGGGGCAACAGCATTCCCATGGTCATCGGGGGCAACTCCTTCGAAGGTCTCCTCATCTTCCCCGAGGTGAACAAGTGGCCAGAACTGCTTTGCCAACTGGGTGACTGCGAGAACCTGGCTCCCATGGATGCCCACGTAAATGAGGAGCAGAGAAAGGCCTTCGGCAAGCAAGTACGAGAGTTATACTTTGGAGATAGGACCCCTGGGCGGAAGACCATTTTGGAGTACAGTGAT CTCTTCTCGTACAAATATTTCTGGCACGGCATCCAGAGGACTTTGCTGTCTCGTGCCCACTACGCTCCATCGGCCCCCACGTTCCTGTACCGATTCGACTTCGACTCGAAGCACTTCAACATCATGCGGATCATCACCTGTGGTCGCAAGGTGCGAGGTACTTGCCACGCGGACGATCTGTCGTACTTGTTCTACAACGCGGCGGCCAAGAAGCTGAAGCGGAGGACGGCCGAGTTCAAGACGATAAAACGGCTGGTCTCCATGATCGTTCAGTTTGCCATTTCCGGGGATCCCAACATCCCGATGGTCTCCCAGGACGAGAAGGAACAGCcccagggggcgtggctgccCATTTCGCGGGAGGATAAAGTGTTTAAGTGCCTGAACATATCGCACGACGTGCGTGTGATTGATTTGCCCGAGGCGGAAAAGCTGCGACTTTGGGACAGCATCTACGATAGAGAACTCCTGTACTGA
- the LOC108027098 gene encoding ubiquitin-conjugating enzyme E2-18 kDa codes for MAATRRLTRELSDLVEAKISTLRNIESSDESLLLWTGLLVPEKAPYNKGAFRIEINFPPQYPFMPPKILFKTKIYHPNVDEKGEVCLPIISTDNWKPTTRTEQVLQALIAIVHDPEPEHPLRSDLAEEFVKEHKKFMKTAEEFTKKNAEKRPE; via the coding sequence ATGGCTGCCACTCGTCGTCTGACCCGGGAGCTCTCCGACCTGGTCGAGGCCAAGATAAGCACTCTGCGGAACATCGAGAGCAGCGACGAGTCCCTGCTGTTGTGGACGGGTCTGTTGGTTCCGGAGAAGGCGCCGTACAACAAGGGCGCCTTCCGCATCGAGATCAACTTCCCGCCCCAGTATCCCTTCATGCCGCCGAAGATCCTTTTCAAGACGAAGATCTACCACCCGAATGTGGACGAGAAGGGCGAGGTGTGCCTGCCGATCATCAGTACCGACAACTGGAAGCCCACGACGCGCACGGAGCAGGTCCTCCAGGCCCTGATAGCCATTGTCCACGACCCGGAACCGGAGCATCCGCTCCGCTCTGACCTGGCGGAGGAGTTCGTAAAGGAGCACAAGAAGTTCATGAAGACCGCTGAGGAGTTCACCAAGAAGAATGCGGAGAAGCGACCGGAGTGA
- the LOC108027103 gene encoding reticulon-1-A → MDSRILKKDDDSSQLLLSLKDLLLWRNCRITLIVFTSILLLLLDVTVHSVISVVSMAGITILLAAFGHRLLMQLLKAWKKEGSHDQSLRLYAQVKIEIPREDAIRLAGKAVHYLNSILNRMMGLFLVEKLEDSLKLFVLLCGINLLGDCFNGLTLILIGHVFIFTLPKLYASYKPIIDVQVRKFRKCKQKEDDTPETKGEKSEYVEEVYPTQSLYENQDSNEGSMLYKVCDNEQLLDLLEAEHRKGCRCRDCEHQELPVEVL, encoded by the exons atggatTCAAGAATTTTAAAGAAGGATGACGACTCCAGCCAGTTGTTGCTAAGTCTGAAGGACCTGTTGCTGTGGCGTAATTGCCGGATAACACTGATCGTCTTCACGAGCattctgctcctgctgctggacGTTACGGTCCACTCGGTGATCAGTGTAGTTAGCATGGCGGGAATTACTATACTCCTAGCTGCCTTCGGTCACCGCCTCTTGATGCAGCTCCTGAAGGCTTGGAAGAAGGAGGGAAGCCATGATCAGAGCTTACGTTTGTATGCTCAagtgaaaatcgaaattcCCCGGGAGGACGCTATTAGACTTGCCGGGAAGGCCGTTCATTATCTGAACTCAATTTTAAACCGCATGATGGGATTGTTTCTGGTTGAGAAGTTGGAGGATTCCCTAAAGTTGTTCGTATTGCTCTGTGGTATTAATTTGCTTGGCGATTGTTTCAACGGGCTAACTTTGATACTTATAG gacACGTGTTTATTTTCACCCTACCAAAACTTTACGCATCGTACAAGCCAATAATTGATGTCCAGGTGCGGAAGTTCCGCAAGTGCAAGCAGAAGGAGGATGATACACCGGAAACTAAGGGCGAAAAGTCGGAATACGTTGAAGAAGTATATCCAACGCAGTCACTATATGAGAATCAGGATTCCAATGAGGGCAGCATGCTGTATAAAGTATGCGATAATGAGCAGCTTCTTGATCTTCTAGAGGCAGAGCACCGCAAAGGATGTCGTTGCCGCGACTGCGAGCACCAGGAGTTGCCCGTCGAGGTGCTTTAA
- the LOC108027009 gene encoding esterase B1, which yields MNKNLGFVERLRWRLKTIEHKVQQYRQSTNETVVAETEYGKVRGVKRLSLYDVPYFSFEGIPYAQPPVGELRFKAPQRPTPWEGVRDCSQPKDKAVQVQFVFDKVEGSEDCLYLNVFTNNVKPDKPRPVMVWIHGGGFIIGEANREWYGPDYFMKEDVILVTIQYRLGALGFMSLKSPELNVPGNAGLKDQVLALKWIKNNIASFGGDPNCITVFGESAGGASTHYMMITDQTQGLFHRGILQSGSAICPWAYNGDITHNPYRIAKLVGYKGEDNDKDVLEFLQAVKAKDLIRVEENVLTLEDRTNKIMFAFGPSLEPFSTPECVIPKPPKEMMKTAWSNSIPIMIGNTSYEGLLWLPEVKMLPQVVQQVDAGTPFIPRELLATEPSKEKLESWSVKIRDAHRTGPESTPDNYMDLCSIYYFVFPALRVVHSRHAHAAGAPVYFYRFDFDSEEIIFPYRIMRMGRGVKGVSHADDLAYQFASLLARRLPKESREYRNIERTVGIWTQFAATGNPYSEKINGMDTLTIEPVRKADEVIKCLNISDDLKVIELPEWSKLKAWKSLYDDNKDLLF from the exons ATGAACAAGAACCTCGGCTTTGTGGAGCGCCTGCGCTGGCGCCTCAA AACCATCGAGCACAAAGTCCAGCAGTATCGCCAGTCCACCAACGAGACCGTAGTTGCGGAGACGGAGTACGGAAAAGTGCGGGGTGTCAAGCGATTGTCGCTCTACGATGTGCCCTACTTCAGCTTCGAGGGTATCCCCTACGCCCAGCCGCCAGTGGGCGAGTTGCGGTTCAAGGCACCGCAGAGACCCACCCCCTGGGAGGGAGTTCGGGACTGTAGCCAGCCCAAGGATAAGGCCGTCCAGGTGCAGTTCGTATTCGATAAGGTCGAGGGATCCGAGGACTGCCTCTACCTTAATGTTTTCACCAACAAT GTGAAGCCTGATAAGCCCCGTCCGGTTATGGTTTGGATCCACGGGGGTGGCTTCATCATTGGCGAGGCCAATCGGGAATGGTATGGCCCGGACTACTTCATGAAGGAGGATGTTATCCTCGTCACCATACAATATCGTCTTGGAGCTTTGG GTTTCATGAGCCTAAAGTCCCCGGAGCTAAATGTACCTGGAAACGCTGGCCTCAAGGATCAGGTGTTGGCCCTCAAGTGGATCAAGAACAACATCGCCAGTTTCGGGGGAGATCCCAACTGCATCACCGTTTTCGGAGAAAGTGCAGGAGGTGCGTCGACCCATTACATGATGATCACCGATCAGACCCAGGGACTGTTCCATCGCGGTATCCTGCAGTCGGGCAGTGCCATTTGTCCTTGGGCCTACAACGGCGACATCACCCACAATCCCTACAGGATAGCCAAGCTGGTCGGCTACAAGGGCGAGGACAACGACAAGGATGTGCTGGAGTTCCTGCAGGCCGTGAAGGCCAAGGATCTCATACGCGTCGAGGAAAATGTACTGACCCTGGAGGATCGCACGAACAAGATTATGTTTGCCTTCGGGCCCTCTCTGGAACCATTCTCGACGCCCGAGTGCGTGATACCCAAGCCGCCAAAGGAGATGATGAAGACCGCCTGGAGCAACTCCATTCCCATAATGATAGGCAACACCTCCTACGAGGGACTGCTGTGGTTGCCGG AGGTCAAGATGTTGCCACAGGTGGTGCAGCAGGTGGATGCTGGCACTCCTTTCATTCCTAGGGAGCTGCTGGCCACGGAGCCGAGCAAGGAGAAGCTGGAATCGTGGAGTGTGAAGATTCGCGATGCTCATCGCACAGGTCCAGAAAGTACCCCAGATAACTACATGGAT CTCTGCTCTATTTACTACTTTGTGTTTCCTGCCCTGAGAGTGGTCCACTCCCGTCACGCCCACGCCGCCGGAGCCCCTGTATATTTCTACCGCTTTGATTTCGACTCCGAGGAGATCATCTTCCCCTACCGCATTATGCGAATGGGACGTGGGGTCAAGGGAGTGAGCCACGCCGACGACTTGGCCTACCAGTTCGCGAGTCTGCTGGCCCGGCGATTGCCCAAGGAAAGCCGCGAGTACCGAAACATCGAGCGCACTGTGGGAATCTGGACCCAGTTTGCGGCCACTGGAAATCCCTACAGCGAGAAGATCAACGGAATGGACACTCTGACCATAGAGCCTGTTCGAAAGGCGGACGAGGTCATCAAGTGCCTCAACATTAGTGATGACCTGAAGGTCATTGAACTGCCCGAGTGGTCCAAATTGAAAGCTTGGAAAAGCCTTTATGATGACAACAAGGATTTATTGTTCTAA
- the LOC108027280 gene encoding esterase B1 isoform X1 codes for MSPNYTCSDETAPVVQTTHGKVRGTLLKGIYEDLFYAFDGIPYAAPPLGNLRFREPLDIKPWEGTRDCSKPLSKCIQVSSYTKLVEGSEDCLYLNVSTKTLLSEKLLPVMVFIHGGVFKGGDCSRRAWGPDYIMREDVIHVSIGHRLGPLGFASFADPSLKIPGNAGLKDIIMALHWVKANASNFNGDPDRITIFGHSSGSVLCQMLLASPQTEGLFHKAILMAGFSMKVNRLPQLEYRLAKHLGYEGQNVDSQVLEFLHRADPHLLVSADFLTPAEKGYDLMAFKPNIESYVTPNAVLLAEPIELQRNSWSNRIPIILGANKDEGLGSVTNFKTDPKILQMFQEYPERVLPYDLKHLCDSAQRRELGLKTLEYFCKARGEYLNLEHFDPLVEIYTHNTFHSLDRLVKARLAFGQAPTYVYRFAFDSPDFNFYRIRYLGKEQRGVTHVDELGYIFVLPATFKLDKSRPEFSTICRMVSMLVHFAATSDPNSPLTKPLVDWKPAGSGTRMVLNITEELKFIPLSMPKLQFHDDLFKQAGVALF; via the exons ATGTCTCCCAATTA TACTTGCAGTGATGAAACTGCGCCGGTGGTGCAGACGACACATGGAAAAGTGCGGGGAACACTACTGAAAGGGATCTATGAAGATCTATTCTACGCTTTTGATGGCATTCCCTATGCTGCTCCTCCGCTCGGAAATCTGCGCTTCAGGGAGCCGCTTGATATTAAACCGTGGGAAGGCACTCGAGATTGCTCCAAGCCGCTTAGCAAGTGCATCCAAGTGAGCTCCTATACGAAGTTGGTTGAGGGCTCCGAGGATTGCTTGTACTTAAATGTGTCAACTAAAACG CTGCTCAGCGAAAAGCTATTGCCGGTTATGGTTTTTATCCATGGTGGGGTATTTAAGGGCGGCGACTGCTCGAGACGAGCCTGGGGCCCGGATTATATAATGCGAGAGGATGTAATTCACGTGAGCATCGGCCATCGCCTGGGACCTTTAG gCTTCGCCAGCTTTGCGGATCCCTCTCTAAAAATTCCTGGCAACGCTGGCCTTAAAGATATAATCATGGCTCTCCATTGGGTAAAGGCGAATGCCTCCAACTTTAATGGTGACCCCGATAGAATTACCATCTTTGGGCATAGTTCGGGCAGTGTGTTATGTCAAATGTTGCTGGCCAGTCCACAAACGGAAGGACTCTTCCACAAGGCCATTCTTATGGCGGGCTTTTCAATGAAAGTGAACCGATTGCCTCAATTGGAATACCGTCTGGCCAAGCACTTGGGATACGAGGGACAGAATGTTGATAGCCAGGTTCTAGAGTTCCTCCATAGGGCAGACCCTCATCTGCTCGTTTCTGCGGACTTTCTCACTCCTGCGGAGAAGGGGTATGATCTTATGGCGTTCAAGCCAAACATAGAGAGCTATGTGACTCCAAATGCTGTTCTTTTGGCGGAGCCCATTGAACTGCAAAGGAACTCTTGGAGCAATCGAATTCCCATAATTTTGGGGGCCAATAAAGATGAAGGATTAGGTAGTGtgacaaattttaaaaccGATCCCAAGATTTTGCAGATGTTCCAGGAATATCCCGAGCGGGTGCTTCCCTATGACCTCAAGCACCTCTGCGACTCCGCCCAGAGGCGTGAGCTGGGACTTAAGACGCTGGAGTATTTCTGCAAGGCCCGTGGTGAATACCTGAACTTGGAGCACTTTGATCCCTTGGTAGAGATCTACACGCACAATACTTTCCATTCCCTGGACCGACTCGTCAAAGCTAGATTGGCTTTCGGCCAGGCACCGACGTATGTCTACCGATTTGCTTTCGATTCGCCGGACTTCAACTTCTACCGGATTCGATACTTGGGAAAGGAGCAGCGTGGAGTTACGCATGTGGATGAACTAGGCTATATATTTGTACTACCGGCCACCTTTAAATTAGACAAGTCACGGCCGGAGTTCTCCACGATTTGTAGAATGGTATCAATGCTGGTGCACTTCGCAGCCACCTCGGATCCCAACTCTCCCCTCACTAAGCCTCTTGTGGATTGGAAGCCTGCAGGCTCTGGAACCCGAATGGTTCTCAACATCACCGAGGAACTTAAGTTTATTCCCCTCTCCATGCCTAAACTTCAGTTTCACGATGACTTGTTTAAGCAGGCTGGAGTGGCACTTTTTTAG